From the Psychrobacillus sp. FSL K6-4046 genome, one window contains:
- the flgM gene encoding flagellar biosynthesis anti-sigma factor FlgM, with protein sequence MKITNHGVNQINPYQRNQMHLGKTQQSMKQAADQLEISSAAKSMQIKSPIEVEQAERVAAIKAQIEAGTYKVDAKQLATNILKYYQI encoded by the coding sequence ATGAAAATCACCAACCATGGTGTCAATCAAATCAATCCATACCAACGTAATCAGATGCATTTAGGAAAAACTCAACAATCGATGAAACAAGCTGCTGACCAATTAGAAATTTCATCGGCTGCAAAAAGTATGCAGATAAAATCACCGATAGAAGTAGAACAAGCCGAGCGTGTTGCAGCTATTAAAGCTCAAATTGAAGCAGGTACCTATAAGGTTGATGCTAAGCAATTGGCTACAAACATTTTAAAATACTACCAAATTTAA